A stretch of DNA from Glycine max cultivar Williams 82 chromosome 18, Glycine_max_v4.0, whole genome shotgun sequence:
tccataatattttattattatttcattttgatatattaaattttcaaatttttattttaatcttttatatttttaaaagatataattttaatcttttttaattattcttttaaaacatgaatattttattaaaatttaaattttaaaacaattaattaaacacAACTAAAAATCCTCatcatatttactttttattttaaaaattataaccacttaaaaaatattatctcctTCAACCTAATCTGTACCGTCCAAACATCCTTCCTTCATAACCACTAACTGCATCGCCCAGATCTGCCTATTCCACATCACCAAACCATTGAGCCATCATAAGCAAATTGTCCATATCTCTAACAGTGCTACTTTTCTCTCTTACGCGTGGGGACTCGTTGCCCGGGCTGTTTCTCTATTGCCATGCCGCTCGATCCGGGGCGTTTTGTGGTGGTGCATCTAATGGAAACTTCATGGGATCGTGAAACTAGTGCAAAAATAAAGTTAGTAATAAATCTTAGCTGttattatatcaaattaattatttaaaatttaaatgttaactGAATCTAAacgtttaaaatgaaaaattatagaaaagattaaaatgatatctcttaaaaacaaaaaaaaacttaaataaaattttaaaaattaaatgacttaaaaatataataaatttttgtttaacgTTCATtctttaataaaacaataatttatttttaattcttaataaattaaaaaattttatgtttattatacgataaatatttttcatttgttaataatataaattaaaacaaaatttttcaacaaaatttgtttatttatcaataagtaaatacaattttttttaaaatttatcaaagattaaaataaaatattaaaaattaaaattaaaattattattttattaaaaactcaacataaaataaaaaatctattaaaaataaatataaaaattaaatatttattaaagataaaaatatatttaaatcaaatttaatatatcaaagTGACATTTAAGGTATCTTATTTTATCTCCTTCTACAATACTACATTTGAACATTTGACTGAGAACTGGAATTGCAGTGCAATACTGCACATTTACAATCCTAACCCTAAATCCCAACTGGATACAGATTttgaaaacctttttcttttcggCCACCAGAAATTTGAGCAcatacttctctctctctcttcacatCCACAGTGTCAGGATGTGATGTGAGCGTATGAAAATGCgactaatatatttttcctgGAAAAGGGCAGGCTTTTGTCTCTTTTCCTAGTTTCTTTCACAAAAATACGACTAATATATTTCTCAACATGTTTCTTAATAAAAGcgtatgaaaattgaaaatttctttttatgaaaaaattaaaaaaataaattatcaaattttatttgaatgattaaagttcaaaaatatatatgattttttaaaggaTAAAGATACTTCTTTATTAGTTactatatttattgataaaaattaattatcaaataaaaacaatatatactTAACATCGataacaatataattatatagttattatcctacttaaatatatttttatctttaataaatatctaatatttatgtttatctttgacaagtttttgttttgtgttaaattttttaaaaaataataattttatttttaatttttaatatttgtttttttcttataagttaataaattttgtatatacttcttgataaattaacaatttttttagtcttgacttttaacaaataaatttttttatcagagtAAGtataaactttattaatttatctaagattaaaaaaatatcaaagataaaaaataaattattattttattaaaaactcaatgaaaacaaaagaaatttttagaaaaaaaatttaaaaataaaatattattaagaataaaaatatatttaaactttattattataataaaaaaagataggaCTCCTTTCTTCATTGGACTTTTTCtccctcaattcaacaaaactCAAGCCTTGGCCACCACGTTAACCTACTCCCAAGGAATCCCATCTCTCGCCTTTGACTCGCCGTCTCTCATTGTTCTTTTTGACTTCACTTCTCTGCACAcaacttttataaattttcattttcgcACTGGACACTATCTGTCCCAAAGTTTTCTCCTTCCAAGCACACACCACATTTTTCCAGTTACAcgaataaaacaaattttgtatGATTCTTCGTCCATTTTAACTGCAACAAAAATGTTGTATGTTTTCTCACTCCTCCAACCTATTTTCCTTCATGCCTTATCCGCCTCCATCCACCTTTTCTTGCTCGTGTCGGTGTCTCTGCATTGGCTTTGGAACAAAGTCACATTCACACCACCAGCAGCCAGGGAAGAAAAATCTAAGGAGGAGAAACACAGACCCAATAGCAATAACACCCTCTTCAAAACGACCGTGTTTTGTTCTCTTGCTGTTTCTGCTTTCAGTTTCGTCCTCTGTTTGTTCAATTACTTCTACTGGTACACAAGTGGCTGGTCAGAGCAAAATCTCGTGACCTTTTTGGATTTGGCTCTCAAAACACTTGCTTGGGGCGTTGTTTCTGTTTCCCTGCACAATGGTTTCTCATTCTTCTTcactgaaaaaaaaaggttcaggTTCTCATTCTTCTTCGGAGCTTGGTGCACCTTCTACCTCGTTTTTTCTTGCTATTCCTTCGTTGTTGGCATTGTTGTTCTCCCCGAGAGACCAATTCAGTACTTGGTTTCCGATGTTGTTTCCACTTGTGCGGGGTTCTTCTTCTGTTACGTGGCTTATTTTGTGAAAAACAAGGGATGCGCTAAGGGTATTGAGGAGCCTCTTTTGAATGGTGATGCAAATGTTCCTAATGAAAAAGTGGCCAAGGGTGGGGACACTGTTACCCCTTTCTCACATGCTGGAGTTTTCAGCGTTCTTACTTTCTCTTGGGTGGGTCCTCTTGTGGCTGTTGGCAACAAGAAAACCTTGGACCTTGAGGATGTTCCTCAACTAGACACCAAAGATAGTGTAGTTGGCGCTTTTCCGAGTTTCAGGGATAAACTTGAAGCTGATTGTGATGCAAATGCAATTAATAGTATCACCACACTTAAGCTAGTGAAGAATTTAGCAAAGTCAGCTTGGAAGGAGATTCTCTTCACAGCTTTTCTTGCATTGTTGAACACCCTGGCTTCATATGTTGGTCCTTATCTTATTGATGTTTTTGTTCAGTACCTTGATGGACGACGGCAGTATGAAAACCAGGGCTATGTGCtggtttttgtgtttttctttgcGAAGATTGTAGAGTGCCTTTCCCAAAGGCATTGGTTCTTTAGGTTGCAGCAAATTGGAATTCGAATGCGAGCGCTGCTTGTCACCATGATCTATAACAAGGCCCTCACCCTTTCTTGTCAGTCAAAGCAAGGCCACACCTCTGGGGAAATAATCAATTTCATGACTGTTGATGCTGAAAGAGTTGGTAACTTCAGTTGGTACATGCATGATTTGTGGATGGTGGCGCTGCAAGTCGTGTTGGCCTTGTTGATTTTGTATAAGAGCCTTGGCCTTGCTTCAATTGCTGCTCTTGTTGCAACCGTTGTTGTTATGTTGGCAAATGTTCCCTTGGGATCATTGCAGGAGAAGTTTCAAAATAAGTTGATGGAGTCAAAAGATACAAGAATGAAGGCCACATCCGAGATTTTGAGGAACATGAGGATCCTCAAACTACAAGGATGGGAAATGAAGTTTCTATCAAAAGTAATCGAGCTCAGGAAAACTGAGCAAGGCTGGTTAAAGAAATATGTTTATACTGCAGCCATGACCACATTTGTGTTCTGGGGTGCCCCCACATTTATATCTGTGGTTACTTTTGGTACTTGTATGCTGATAGGGATCCCCCTTGAATCAGGAAAGATCTTGTCCGCACTTGCAACATTCCGGATTCTTCAAGAGCCCATTTATAATCTTCCTGATACAATTTCAATGATAGCACAGACTAAAGTTTCTCTTGATAGGATTTCATCATTCCTTTGTCTTGATGACTTACGGTCTGATGTTGTAGAGAAGCTTCCCAGGGGCAGTTCTGATACAGCAATTGAAGTAATTGATGGAACCTTTTCTTGGGATTTATCTTCCCCTAACCCAAAGttgcaaaatataaatatcaaagTTTTTCATGGGATGAGGGTTGCGGTTTGTGGTACTGTTGGATCGGGCAAGTCTACTTTGCTTTCTTGTGTACTGGGAGAAGTACCAAAGATATCAGGCATTCTTAAGGTTTGCGGAACAAAGGCCTATGTTGCTCAGTCTCCATGGATACAGAGTGGTAAGATAGAGGATAATATATTGTTTGGTGAACGCATGGATAGGGAAAGGTATGAGAAGGTACTTGAAGCCTGCTCCCTAAAGAAGGATCTGGAGATTTTGTCATTTGGGGATCAGACTGTCATAGGAGAACGTGGAATAAACTTGAGTGGTGGACAGAAACAAAGAATACAAATTGCACGTGCTCTTTACCAAGATGCTGATATATATCTATTTGACGATCCTTTTAGTGCTGTGGATGCTCACACAGGTTCTCACCTCTTCAAGGTAATTTGGTTTTATGATGTTATTTATTATGTGCAATATAACCCGAGCTACTCTATTTTGTTTGCACACTGCTAAATAATATAAGTAATGCTTGATTTAACTCTATTAAAATGTAATTCTTCCAACAGCATGACACtggtattattattttactaagcAAATCTTTCTGTTTCTTGTATGACAGGAATGCTTGCTGGGCCTTTTAAGTTCAAAGACAGTGGTTTATGTCACTCATCAAGTGGAGTTCTTACCTGCTGCTGACCTTATATTGGTGAGTAATTCTTGTAATTTATTGTCATTAATGTAAAAAtaggtttgtttttttttttaattctgtcATGTTATCCTTATTGTTAGGTCATGAAAGATGGTAAAATTACTCAATGTGGAAAGTATACCGATCTGCTTAATAGTGGGACTGATTTCATGGAACTTGTTGGTGcacacaaaaaagctttgtctACACTAGATTCATTGGATGAAGTGGCAAAATCTAATGAAATAAGTACCTTGGAACAAGACGTTAATGTCTCTAGCCCGCAtgtttttaaggaaaaagaGGCAAGCAGAGAAGAACCAAAAGGCCAGCTTGttcaagaagaagaaagagagaaaggtaAAGTTGGGTTTCTGGTGTATTGGAATTATATCACAACAGCATATGGAGGAGCTCTGGTACCTTTCATATTGTTGGCCCAGATTCTTTTTGAAGCTCTTCAAATTGGGAGCAATTATTGGATGGCTTGGGCAACACCCATCTCAACAGATGTGGAACCACCTGTTGGAGGAACGACACTTATAGTAGTCTATGTTGTTCTGGCCGTTGGAAGTTCTTTCTGCGTCCTTGTCAGATCAATGCTTCTTGTCACAGTTGGTTACAAGACAGCTACCATACTATTCAATAAAATGCACTTCTGCATTTTCCGTGCTCCAATGTCATTTTTCGATTCCACTCCAAGTGGGCGAGTCCTTAACAGAGTATGCATACCacattatttcaattattgTCCTTCTGTTTTTTAGAGATGATTTCTGTATAGCATTTTCCCTCTATATTAATAGTCCCGCTTATTTTGTTAGTTGTTTTCAACAACTATAAATTATAGAATACTTTgtcacttttctttctttctgttgTTCACTTTCAGGCTTCAACTGACCAAAGTACAGTGGATACTGACATTCCTTATCAAATTGGCTCATTTGCCTTCTCTATGATCCAGCTTCTGGGAATTATAGCAGTGATGTCTCAGGTTGCATGGCAAGTTTTCATTGTCTTTATACCTGTGATAGCAGTCAGCATCTGGTATCAGGTATTAATTGGACCATGTAGCCTTTGATAATAACATATTTCTTGCGTTACTAAAATCCTTGTCTGGCAATGTCTACCTGCACAGATTATGTACCAAATTTATTTTGCAAAATTGACCCCATTATACAATATTATATGAAGATAGCTAACGTCTTGCAAACTTGTAATTCTGCAGCAATATTATATACCGTCAGCTCGAGAACTATCACGTTTAGTTGGAGTCTGCAAAGCCCCAATCATTCAACACTTTGCTGAAACAATTTCTGGTACTTCAACCATTAGAAGTTTTGATCAGCAGTCAAGATTTCAGGAAACAAATATGAAACTGACTGATGGGTATTCTCGGCCAAAGTTCAATATTGCTGGTGCCATGGAATGGTTGTGCTTCCGCTTAGATATGTTGTCTTCTATCACATTTGCATTTTCCTTAATATTCTTAATTTCTATTCCAACGGGAATCATAGATCCAGGTATGCAATTCCCATGTGGTACTGttacaaatcaaaatttaatctCCTAATGTAATATGGTATTGATTATGTTTcccttttataattttctttctttaaaggCATTGCTGGTTTAGCTGTTACATATGGACTTAATTTGAACATGATACAAGCTTGGGTGATATGGAATCTCTGTAATTTggagaataaaattatatcagtAGAAAGAATACTTCAATATACTAGTATTCCTTGCGAGCCTCCCCTTGTTGTAGAAGACAATCGGCCAGATCCTTCTTGGCCCTTGTATGGTGAGGTTGACATACAAGATTTGCAGGTAGATTgagttcttatattttttaaagttttgtacttttattttctttcattttgtggataattgatttataaaattcatgctaaggtttttttttcctaaatggTTACAAGCTAGTATCTGAAACAGAATAATTGTGCCAACATATTTAATAGCATAATTTTTACACTATGTTTGTAATGATGTGTTGCCATGATGAAGGTTCGTTATGCTCCA
This window harbors:
- the LOC100794567 gene encoding ABC transporter C family member 3 isoform X1; the encoded protein is MLYVFSLLQPIFLHALSASIHLFLLVSVSLHWLWNKVTFTPPAAREEKSKEEKHRPNSNNTLFKTTVFCSLAVSAFSFVLCLFNYFYWYTSGWSEQNLVTFLDLALKTLAWGVVSVSLHNGFSFFFTEKKRFRFSFFFGAWCTFYLVFSCYSFVVGIVVLPERPIQYLVSDVVSTCAGFFFCYVAYFVKNKGCAKGIEEPLLNGDANVPNEKVAKGGDTVTPFSHAGVFSVLTFSWVGPLVAVGNKKTLDLEDVPQLDTKDSVVGAFPSFRDKLEADCDANAINSITTLKLVKNLAKSAWKEILFTAFLALLNTLASYVGPYLIDVFVQYLDGRRQYENQGYVLVFVFFFAKIVECLSQRHWFFRLQQIGIRMRALLVTMIYNKALTLSCQSKQGHTSGEIINFMTVDAERVGNFSWYMHDLWMVALQVVLALLILYKSLGLASIAALVATVVVMLANVPLGSLQEKFQNKLMESKDTRMKATSEILRNMRILKLQGWEMKFLSKVIELRKTEQGWLKKYVYTAAMTTFVFWGAPTFISVVTFGTCMLIGIPLESGKILSALATFRILQEPIYNLPDTISMIAQTKVSLDRISSFLCLDDLRSDVVEKLPRGSSDTAIEVIDGTFSWDLSSPNPKLQNINIKVFHGMRVAVCGTVGSGKSTLLSCVLGEVPKISGILKVCGTKAYVAQSPWIQSGKIEDNILFGERMDRERYEKVLEACSLKKDLEILSFGDQTVIGERGINLSGGQKQRIQIARALYQDADIYLFDDPFSAVDAHTGSHLFKECLLGLLSSKTVVYVTHQVEFLPAADLILVMKDGKITQCGKYTDLLNSGTDFMELVGAHKKALSTLDSLDEVAKSNEISTLEQDVNVSSPHVFKEKEASREEPKGQLVQEEEREKGKVGFLVYWNYITTAYGGALVPFILLAQILFEALQIGSNYWMAWATPISTDVEPPVGGTTLIVVYVVLAVGSSFCVLVRSMLLVTVGYKTATILFNKMHFCIFRAPMSFFDSTPSGRVLNRASTDQSTVDTDIPYQIGSFAFSMIQLLGIIAVMSQVAWQVFIVFIPVIAVSIWYQQYYIPSARELSRLVGVCKAPIIQHFAETISGTSTIRSFDQQSRFQETNMKLTDGYSRPKFNIAGAMEWLCFRLDMLSSITFAFSLIFLISIPTGIIDPGIAGLAVTYGLNLNMIQAWVIWNLCNLENKIISVERILQYTSIPCEPPLVVEDNRPDPSWPLYGEVDIQDLQVRYAPHLPLVLRGLTCKFHGGMKTGIVGRTGSGKSTLIQTLFRIVEPTSGQVMIDNINISSIGLHDLRSRLSIIPQDPTMFEGTVRNNLDPLEEYTDEQIWEALDKCQLGDEVRKKEGKLDSTVSENGENWSMGQRQLVCLGRVLLKKSKVLVLDEATASVDTATDNLIQQTLRQHFSDSTVITIAHRITSVLDSDMVLLLSQGLIEEYDTPTTLLENKSSSFAQLVAEYTMRSKSSFEKSVDH
- the LOC100794567 gene encoding ABC transporter C family member 3 isoform X2, with translation MLYVFSLLQPIFLHALSASIHLFLLVSVSLHWLWNKVTFTPPAAREEKSKEEKHRPNSNNTLFKTTVFCSLAVSAFSFVLCLFNYFYWYTSGWSEQNLVTFLDLALKTLAWGVVSVSLHNGFSFFFTEKKRFRFSFFFGAWCTFYLVFSCYSFVVGIVVLPERPIQYLVSDVVSTCAGFFFCYVAYFVKNKGCAKGIEEPLLNGDANVPNEKVAKGGDTVTPFSHAGVFSVLTFSWVGPLVAVGNKKTLDLEDVPQLDTKDSVVGAFPSFRDKLEADCDANAINSITTLKLVKNLAKSAWKEILFTAFLALLNTLASYVGPYLIDVFVQYLDGRRQYENQGYVLVFVFFFAKIVECLSQRHWFFRLQQIGIRMRALLVTMIYNKALTLSCQSKQGHTSGEIINFMTVDAERVGNFSWYMHDLWMVALQVVLALLILYKSLGLASIAALVATVVVMLANVPLGSLQEKFQNKLMESKDTRMKATSEILRNMRILKLQGWEMKFLSKVIELRKTEQGWLKKYVYTAAMTTFVFWGAPTFISVVTFGTCMLIGIPLESGKILSALATFRILQEPIYNLPDTISMIAQTKVSLDRISSFLCLDDLRSDVVEKLPRGSSDTAIEVIDGTFSWDLSSPNPKLQNINIKVFHGMRVAVCGTVGSGKSTLLSCVLGEVPKISGILKVCGTKAYVAQSPWIQSGKIEDNILFGERMDRERYEKVLEACSLKKDLEILSFGDQTVIGERGINLSGGQKQRIQIARALYQDADIYLFDDPFSAVDAHTGSHLFKECLLGLLSSKTVVYVTHQVEFLPAADLILVMKDGKITQCGKYTDLLNSGTDFMELVGAHKKALSTLDSLDEVAKSNEISTLEQDVNVSSPHVFKEKEASREEPKGQLVQEEEREKGKVGFLVYWNYITTAYGGALVPFILLAQILFEALQIGSNYWMAWATPISTDVEPPVGGTTLIVVYVVLAVGSSFCVLVRSMLLVTVGYKTATILFNKMHFCIFRAPMSFFDSTPSGRVLNRASTDQSTVDTDIPYQIGSFAFSMIQLLGIIAVMSQVAWQVFIVFIPVIAVSIWYQQYYIPSARELSRLVGVCKAPIIQHFAETISGTSTIRSFDQQSRFQETNMKLTDGYSRPKFNIAGAMEWLCFRLDMLSSITFAFSLIFLISIPTGIIDPGIAGLAVTYGLNLNMIQAWVIWNLCNLENKIISVERILQYTSIPCEPPLVVEDNRPDPSWPLYGEVDIQDLQVRYAPHLPLVLRGLTCKFHGGMKTGIVGRTGSGKSTLIQTLFRIVEPTSGQVMIDNINISSIGLHDLRSRLSIIPQDPTMFEGTVRNNLDPLEEYTDEQIWEALDKCQLGDEVRKKEGKLDSTVSENGENWSMGQRQLVCLGRVLLKKSKVLVLDEATASVDTATDNLIQQTLRQHFSDSTVITIAHRITSVLDSDMVLLLSQEYTMRSKSSFEKSVDH